The Desulfovibrio porci genome contains a region encoding:
- a CDS encoding helix-turn-helix domain-containing protein: MEKIPTLHWAVAAVVHRLRRRAGLSQGQLAGLAGLSEDYISGMERGIQCGSLTAIVHIASALRMEAVELVRLIEAEMGAGPHPPGRGAGKPPKREKK; this comes from the coding sequence ATGGAAAAAATTCCCACATTGCACTGGGCAGTGGCAGCCGTAGTCCACCGGCTGCGGCGCAGGGCCGGGCTTTCACAGGGGCAGCTGGCCGGACTGGCCGGGCTTTCCGAAGACTATATCTCCGGCATGGAGCGCGGCATCCAGTGCGGCTCGCTGACCGCCATAGTGCATATCGCGTCGGCCCTGCGCATGGAGGCGGTGGAACTGGTGCGCCTGATTGAGGCCGAGATGGGCGCCGGTCCCCATCCGCCGGGACGCGGGGCGGGCAAGCCGCCCAAGCGGGAAAAGAAATAG
- a CDS encoding helix-turn-helix domain-containing protein → MAEMESEQAKQIMGRIVAALREERLMSRYALAKRAGVDCSWLRRFEQGRSGVRVETLICIAQGLQMPASRIVDLIEMALCGTPACPESRTEPHAERDRQQCGNPAACKGAGLR, encoded by the coding sequence ATGGCGGAAATGGAATCGGAACAGGCCAAGCAGATCATGGGCCGCATTGTGGCCGCTCTCAGAGAAGAGAGACTCATGAGCCGTTACGCCCTGGCCAAACGGGCCGGGGTGGACTGTTCCTGGCTGCGTCGCTTTGAACAGGGCCGCTCCGGCGTGCGTGTGGAAACCCTCATCTGTATTGCCCAGGGGCTGCAGATGCCCGCGTCGCGCATCGTGGACCTGATCGAGATGGCCCTCTGCGGAACCCCGGCTTGCCCGGAATCCCGCACTGAACCCCATGCCGAACGGGACCGGCAGCAATGCGGCAACCCGGCGGCCTGCAAGGGCGCGGGCCTGCGCTGA
- a CDS encoding sensor domain-containing diguanylate cyclase, translating into MSTHPATCLIPLTSSEPLWEWDIVSDTLFLSLGACSLLRLPEPPTRMADFLGHIPPHALPRLNELREGVLSGMTGSSLECDYPFSNLWLQEQLLVLARCENGRATRVMGRYTVAPAPADKADAAAGARQNGLPDVGVWIYSITSKSVWRDSTCAALLGAPAPEGCSIGYDSRLSNIHPADKKALAQRYRLLIEQKSQGDTRDDIIKVLLGNGRYARMLLRGSVLERDDLGRATLLAGTLQRAESAQPFAARIPRDGRLYYALDAVGDGLWDWDLQNDLMYYSPRYLAMLGYTQEEFPPTVDSWKEKIHPDDYEKIINSHLTVIASPRYGDSIECTYRMRRANGGWAWLFGRGCVTQRDADGRARHLVGFITNITTVQNERDKLEELVKNDVLTGLRSRAYCNLEAERIERNGIRPVCVISGDITGLKMINDNLGHAAGDEVLAEAAALLRKPLRLTDCVARMGGDEFVVLLPGCTPDKGRERLEAIEACFADRNRRSDRLPILAAFGLAFSESPDVPLAKVMVQADTLMLRRKKARRKAAQREIKIWIEARTGENVGADDRLPGN; encoded by the coding sequence ATGTCCACGCATCCGGCCACGTGCCTCATCCCGCTCACCTCCAGCGAACCACTCTGGGAATGGGACATCGTCTCGGACACTCTTTTTCTGAGCCTGGGCGCGTGCAGCCTCCTGCGGCTGCCCGAACCGCCCACGCGCATGGCGGATTTTCTCGGGCATATTCCGCCCCACGCCCTGCCCCGGCTCAACGAGTTGCGCGAAGGCGTGCTCAGCGGCATGACCGGTTCCAGCCTGGAATGCGATTATCCTTTCAGCAATCTCTGGCTTCAGGAACAACTGCTGGTTCTGGCCCGCTGTGAAAACGGCCGGGCCACCAGGGTCATGGGCCGGTACACTGTTGCCCCGGCTCCGGCGGACAAAGCCGATGCGGCCGCCGGAGCGCGGCAAAACGGCCTGCCGGATGTGGGCGTCTGGATTTATTCCATTACCAGCAAAAGCGTCTGGCGGGACAGCACCTGCGCGGCCCTGCTGGGCGCTCCCGCGCCGGAAGGCTGTTCCATCGGCTATGACAGCCGCCTGTCGAACATTCACCCGGCGGACAAAAAAGCCCTGGCCCAGCGCTATCGCCTGCTGATTGAGCAGAAATCGCAGGGCGACACCCGGGACGACATCATCAAGGTCCTGCTCGGCAACGGCCGGTATGCGCGCATGCTTCTGCGCGGCTCCGTGCTGGAACGCGACGATCTCGGCCGGGCCACACTGCTGGCCGGCACCCTGCAACGCGCGGAAAGCGCGCAACCTTTCGCGGCCCGCATCCCCCGGGACGGACGCCTGTATTACGCCCTGGACGCCGTGGGCGACGGCCTGTGGGACTGGGACCTGCAAAACGATCTGATGTATTACAGCCCCCGTTATCTGGCCATGCTCGGCTATACGCAGGAGGAATTTCCCCCCACAGTCGACTCCTGGAAGGAAAAAATCCATCCGGACGATTACGAAAAGATCATCAACAGCCATCTGACCGTGATCGCTTCGCCGCGCTACGGCGATTCCATTGAATGCACCTATCGCATGCGGCGCGCCAACGGCGGCTGGGCCTGGCTTTTCGGACGCGGCTGCGTGACCCAGCGGGACGCCGACGGCCGGGCGCGGCATCTGGTGGGCTTCATCACCAATATAACCACGGTTCAGAACGAGCGGGACAAGCTGGAGGAACTGGTCAAAAACGACGTGCTTACCGGCCTGCGCAGCCGGGCCTACTGCAACCTGGAGGCCGAACGCATTGAGCGGAACGGCATCCGCCCGGTCTGCGTGATTTCCGGCGACATCACCGGCCTGAAGATGATCAACGACAATCTGGGGCACGCCGCCGGCGACGAAGTGCTGGCCGAGGCCGCCGCGCTGCTGCGCAAGCCCCTGCGGCTCACGGACTGCGTGGCGCGTATGGGCGGGGACGAATTTGTGGTGCTGCTGCCGGGCTGCACGCCGGACAAGGGCCGGGAACGGCTCGAAGCCATTGAGGCCTGTTTCGCCGACCGTAACCGCCGGTCCGACCGCCTGCCGATTCTGGCGGCCTTTGGTCTGGCCTTCAGCGAAAGTCCGGACGTGCCTCTGGCCAAAGTCATGGTGCAGGCGGATACCCTCATGCTCCGCCGGAAAAAGGCGCGGCGCAAAGCCGCGCAACGGGAAATCAAAATCTGGATCGAAGCCCGCACGGGCGAGAACGTCGGCGCCGACGACCGCCTTCCCGGCAACTGA
- a CDS encoding nitroreductase family protein: protein MSIRRILMSLSTGLAVLALSLTPAGPARSAGSAADGTRMDLPAPDKKGGMPLMQALAERRSTKSGYTGAPLSAQELSNLLWATWGMNRPDGRRTAPSAMNRQEVAVYAVLENGVWRYDAAGHALIRVLDGDHRRAAGGGSLVLLYAAPEDRWSGMHVGSLYQNAGLYCASAGLGNYVHASGVSALDGKLPLPDGWRVLIAQTVGLTK from the coding sequence ATGAGCATTCGTCGTATTCTGATGTCCCTGAGCACGGGTCTGGCCGTGCTGGCCCTCAGCCTGACCCCGGCGGGTCCGGCCCGGTCGGCCGGATCTGCGGCCGACGGCACGCGTATGGACCTGCCCGCGCCGGATAAAAAAGGCGGCATGCCCCTGATGCAGGCCCTGGCTGAACGGCGCTCCACCAAAAGCGGCTATACCGGAGCGCCCCTGTCCGCCCAGGAGCTGAGCAATCTGCTTTGGGCCACCTGGGGCATGAACCGGCCCGACGGCCGCCGCACGGCCCCCTCGGCCATGAACCGCCAGGAAGTGGCGGTCTACGCAGTATTGGAGAATGGCGTCTGGCGCTATGACGCGGCCGGTCATGCCCTGATCCGCGTACTGGACGGCGACCATCGCCGCGCCGCGGGCGGCGGTTCGCTGGTGCTGCTCTACGCCGCGCCCGAGGACCGCTGGTCCGGCATGCATGTGGGCTCGCTCTACCAGAATGCCGGGCTCTATTGCGCCTCCGCCGGACTGGGCAATTACGTGCACGCTTCAGGCGTGAGCGCACTGGACGGCAAACTGCCCCTGCCCGACGGCTGGCGCGTGCTCATCGCGCAGACCGTGGGCCTCACAAAATAA
- a CDS encoding sensor histidine kinase, translating to MTARRLPGGLFGRLALLLVAAFLILHLVTLLTVRFFTDRQAARNEVADQAGSLALCLRLLDHVREQAARAELVHRLERLDTLNIRLTPGPEPETQSRDDLSLYLRSRLLDSLANLYGLPFQAGHLRTSVRRIPASRGADGAVNPEARGGMIYQSHVAVRLHDGVWYSLIQTSVAVGPSLHIALLTLSAGSLVMVSLALWLVHRLVRPLRTLAFAAERFGRDVECREPLPEEGPEEVREAARAFNRMRERVRAAMAQHERMLASVAHDLRTPLTRLRLRVEQVRAAELRGKLLADLDALGAIMASSAELTGDVAVREAAVPTDMAAFLESMAADRQDMGQDVRFSGQCAGPFPIREKALRRCLENLLDNALRHAGGAEICLERQPDGLRIDVLDRGPGIPEAELQRVLEPFYRLDPARARHTGGCGLGLSIAGAMARLNNGDLALFNREGGGLCARLLLRA from the coding sequence TTGACGGCGCGGCGTCTGCCCGGCGGGCTTTTCGGGCGGCTGGCGCTGCTCCTGGTGGCCGCCTTCCTCATCCTGCATCTGGTTACCCTGCTCACAGTGCGTTTCTTTACGGACCGCCAGGCCGCCCGCAACGAAGTGGCGGATCAGGCGGGGTCTCTGGCGCTGTGCCTGCGGCTTCTGGACCATGTGCGGGAGCAGGCGGCGCGGGCTGAACTCGTGCATCGCCTGGAGCGTCTGGACACCCTGAATATCCGCCTGACGCCCGGCCCGGAGCCGGAGACGCAGAGCCGGGACGATCTTTCGCTGTATTTGCGGTCCCGCTTGCTGGACAGTCTGGCCAATCTGTACGGGCTGCCTTTTCAGGCCGGGCATCTGCGGACCAGCGTGCGGCGCATCCCCGCTTCGCGCGGCGCGGACGGGGCCGTCAATCCTGAAGCGCGGGGCGGCATGATCTACCAGAGCCATGTGGCCGTGCGCCTGCACGACGGCGTCTGGTATTCCCTCATCCAGACCAGCGTGGCCGTCGGGCCGTCCCTGCACATTGCGCTGTTGACGCTCAGCGCGGGGTCGCTGGTCATGGTTTCGCTGGCGTTGTGGCTGGTGCACCGTCTGGTGCGTCCCCTGCGCACGCTGGCCTTCGCCGCCGAGCGCTTCGGACGCGATGTGGAATGCCGCGAGCCCCTGCCGGAGGAAGGTCCCGAGGAGGTCCGCGAAGCGGCCAGGGCCTTCAACCGCATGCGGGAGCGGGTGCGCGCGGCCATGGCCCAGCATGAGCGCATGCTGGCCTCTGTGGCGCACGATCTGCGCACGCCCCTGACCCGCCTGCGCCTGCGGGTGGAGCAGGTGCGTGCGGCGGAATTGCGGGGCAAGCTGCTGGCGGATCTGGACGCCCTGGGCGCCATCATGGCCAGCAGCGCGGAGCTCACCGGCGACGTGGCGGTGCGGGAAGCGGCCGTGCCCACGGATATGGCCGCTTTTCTGGAAAGCATGGCTGCGGATCGCCAGGACATGGGGCAGGATGTGCGTTTTTCCGGCCAGTGCGCAGGGCCTTTTCCCATCAGGGAAAAGGCCCTGCGCCGCTGCCTGGAGAATTTGCTGGATAATGCCTTGCGCCATGCGGGCGGCGCGGAAATATGCCTTGAGCGTCAGCCGGACGGGCTGCGCATTGATGTGCTGGACCGGGGACCGGGCATACCCGAGGCGGAATTGCAGCGTGTTTTGGAGCCGTTCTACCGGCTGGACCCGGCGCGCGCCCGTCATACCGGCGGCTGCGGCTTGGGCCTGTCCATTGCCGGGGCCATGGCACGGCTGAATAACGGCGACCTCGCCCTGTTCAACAGAGAGGGCGGGGGCCTGTGCGCCCGCCTGCTGCTGCGGGCCTGA
- a CDS encoding response regulator translates to MTREQHIFVVDDDPDIRELLSDYLRRHGFATSSAGDAREFFRLLPGTPCDLVVLDIMLPGADGYETFRRLRAFSAVPVIFLTALGDITNRVVGLELGADDYLAKPFEPRELLARIRTVLRRAGAPGGSGTSTARALRFAGWLLDRAARKLVAPDGVVVHLSGAELRLLRVFLEHPQQVLSRDELLERTQGRDATAFDRSIDVQVSRLRVRLRDNGREARIIKTVRGDGYVLAADVFPASLPEYGGEAH, encoded by the coding sequence ATGACCCGAGAACAGCACATCTTTGTGGTGGACGACGATCCGGACATCCGGGAGCTTTTGTCCGACTATCTGCGCCGCCACGGTTTCGCGACGTCCTCGGCGGGGGACGCCCGCGAGTTTTTCCGCCTGCTGCCCGGCACGCCCTGCGACCTAGTGGTGCTGGACATCATGCTGCCCGGCGCGGACGGCTATGAGACGTTCAGGCGGCTGCGCGCGTTTTCCGCCGTGCCGGTCATCTTTCTCACGGCGCTGGGCGACATCACCAACCGGGTGGTCGGCCTGGAACTGGGGGCGGACGACTATCTGGCCAAACCCTTTGAGCCGCGCGAACTGCTGGCGCGCATCCGGACTGTGCTGCGGCGCGCGGGCGCGCCCGGCGGAAGCGGCACGTCCACGGCCAGGGCCTTGCGCTTCGCGGGCTGGCTGCTGGACCGCGCGGCCCGGAAGCTGGTCGCGCCGGACGGCGTCGTGGTGCATTTGAGCGGCGCGGAACTGCGCCTGCTGCGGGTTTTTCTGGAGCACCCCCAGCAGGTGCTCAGCCGCGACGAATTGCTGGAGCGCACCCAAGGGCGCGACGCCACGGCTTTTGACCGCAGCATAGACGTGCAGGTCAGCCGTCTGCGGGTCCGCCTGCGGGACAACGGGCGCGAAGCCCGGATCATCAAGACGGTCAGGGGCGACGGCTATGTGCTGGCTGCGGACGTCTTTCCGGCTTCCCTGCCGGAGTATGGCGGGGAGGCGCATTGA
- a CDS encoding class I SAM-dependent methyltransferase, translating into MLTKVKNYVRDRWPFGHDLDIPPASLVRLMSASGAEPWHLYAIQSRKWRRHVCAACAWLDEALPRNALIFEPGCGSGANLLWLAERGFRRLQGSDLSLEALCLCRDLAELQGRELEVWRDDGMRPLRPPKEADAIISVNWLYHVPGAGLAGFLATYRPTLRAGGLIACDVVDKAYDNVPGNRYHSSDLHLPEARRRPSEYTFRLDAAEVEGIARAEGFRVLRSARFTLGRPPRAVYLLQRVERASTIH; encoded by the coding sequence ATGCTGACAAAAGTGAAGAACTACGTGCGGGACCGCTGGCCCTTCGGCCATGACCTGGATATTCCCCCGGCCTCGCTGGTGCGCCTGATGAGCGCTTCCGGAGCCGAGCCCTGGCATCTGTATGCCATTCAGAGCCGGAAATGGCGGCGGCACGTCTGCGCCGCCTGCGCCTGGCTGGACGAGGCCCTGCCCAGAAACGCCCTGATCTTTGAGCCGGGCTGCGGCAGCGGGGCCAATCTGCTCTGGCTGGCGGAACGCGGCTTCCGCCGTTTACAGGGCAGCGATCTGAGCCTGGAGGCCCTGTGCCTGTGCCGCGATCTCGCGGAACTTCAGGGGCGCGAACTGGAAGTCTGGCGGGACGACGGCATGCGGCCGCTACGCCCCCCGAAAGAGGCGGACGCCATCATTTCGGTCAACTGGCTCTATCATGTGCCCGGCGCGGGCCTGGCGGGCTTTCTCGCCACCTACCGGCCCACCCTGCGCGCCGGCGGGCTGATCGCCTGCGATGTGGTGGACAAGGCCTACGACAATGTCCCCGGCAACCGTTACCACAGCTCCGACCTGCATTTGCCCGAAGCGCGCCGCCGCCCCTCCGAATACACCTTCCGCCTGGACGCGGCGGAAGTGGAAGGCATTGCGCGGGCGGAAGGTTTCCGGGTGCTGCGCTCCGCCCGCTTTACCCTGGGGCGTCCCCCCCGCGCGGTCTACCTCCTGCAACGCGTGGAGCGGGCTTCCACAATCCATTAG
- a CDS encoding ATP-binding protein produces the protein MRKNTVPSTDSPHMGENTPSPEPGAAWTPDVRSILENIPGGILVCAVADGLLTPVFCSGGVAALSGHTQEEYLILLGDDALRAVRDEDRPKVKAAIFSAVQSGGSVELSYRVRHKDGRQVWVHLNGRRVDAPSGAAAFYAVLTGMSAETKLHQRIAGEAADGIYVIGKKDYSLLYVNERINLFVDSGVPVVGRKCYVALHGRREPCEFCPLDGEDGKNREMLIPASDKIYATAIRETDWDGIPAYVMYLTDITVKAHADRERERLERYYQTLIRHLPGGIMVLRRDADGALVPEFISDGFAAMTGMTLEQVYALYGHDAGAGVHPDDAGYALSRIRRQMDTGLDSCETVYRLRKGEHDYIWVKNRSALILDEDGTLRIYAMFSDVSDEVAERADLSRRYNDMLMQHHRGFVRGEIITGHCNITGNVIIEITDQTNSRLLETFGHAREPFFEGLAGLVVDEDERRAFLERFLAPPLRAAFERGELRHELECFVKLPFEAQGRYVRVIVKLVVAPDSGDLIGVLSVLDVTEQKVSEQILNRLAHASYDFLADVDLTHDRYRILSFKRQADALPLARGVYSEEAARFLQSLVAPKDREICAKMLDLEYMRRRLEKEEAYSFHYSLMDGNGEIFTKSMVVFSIDRRLNRVCLSRTDITESVREQKALLNMLAYTFELVGFINVTTGGCVMHTRETVLRNLAPYTAESFDQMVEKFIRHSDGDEEAEEVRGQFSVAAMLERLAEKPGGYEFTFPCRSASGLCHKQISVLWGGENHQTICLVRADVTDVLLADQQAREHLKNALIIAQEASQAKTDFLSSMSHDIRTPMNAIVGMTELALARRDDPAQIDESLGVIKTASEHLLRLINDILDMSRIESGRMVLASELFSQREEVRKVVTRANALAEKKGLAFSYSFEVRHDMCVGDSLRLHQVLENLISNAVKFTPAGGRVSLTVTELPQKNEQIGWYRFVVEDSGSGIAKEDIPHIFELFFRVQNSRAGQTEGTGLGLSIVKNIVDYKGGSIRVESEPGRGTRFIVDLPLHFASSSDIPPPDEEKSPGVGLDVAGLRVLVVEDNEVNQLVAQRILESEGVTVSIAANGKEGCELFENSAPDAFDAVFMDVQMPVMDGYDAARAMRHSGHPRAAAIPIIAMTANAFAGDVQRCLDAGMDAHIAKPIEPRKLFEILWRQTRGRAGERS, from the coding sequence ATGCGAAAGAATACAGTTCCATCCACTGACAGCCCGCACATGGGCGAGAACACGCCGTCCCCCGAACCCGGCGCGGCCTGGACCCCGGACGTGCGTTCCATACTCGAAAATATCCCCGGCGGCATTCTGGTCTGTGCCGTGGCGGACGGCCTCCTGACTCCCGTCTTCTGTTCCGGCGGCGTGGCGGCGCTGTCCGGCCATACGCAAGAGGAATACCTGATCCTGCTGGGCGACGACGCGTTGCGGGCGGTGCGCGACGAGGACCGGCCCAAGGTGAAGGCGGCGATTTTCAGCGCCGTGCAGAGCGGCGGGTCGGTGGAGCTTTCCTACCGCGTCCGCCACAAGGACGGACGTCAGGTCTGGGTGCATCTGAACGGCAGGCGCGTGGACGCTCCCTCCGGGGCGGCGGCCTTTTACGCCGTCCTCACCGGCATGTCGGCGGAGACAAAGCTCCACCAGCGCATTGCCGGCGAGGCGGCGGACGGCATCTACGTCATCGGCAAAAAGGATTACAGCCTGCTTTACGTCAACGAGCGGATCAATCTCTTTGTGGATTCCGGCGTTCCGGTCGTGGGCCGGAAGTGCTATGTCGCCCTGCACGGCAGGCGGGAGCCCTGTGAATTCTGTCCCTTGGACGGAGAGGACGGCAAGAACCGGGAAATGCTGATCCCCGCTTCGGACAAGATATATGCCACAGCGATCCGGGAAACCGACTGGGACGGCATTCCGGCCTATGTCATGTATCTGACTGATATTACGGTGAAAGCGCATGCCGACAGGGAAAGGGAACGCCTGGAACGCTATTACCAGACCCTGATCCGGCATCTGCCCGGCGGCATCATGGTGCTGCGCCGCGATGCGGACGGCGCCCTGGTGCCGGAATTCATTTCGGACGGCTTTGCGGCCATGACCGGCATGACGCTTGAACAGGTGTACGCGCTGTATGGCCACGACGCGGGCGCCGGCGTGCATCCCGACGACGCGGGCTACGCGTTGTCCCGGATTCGCAGGCAGATGGACACGGGCCTGGATTCCTGTGAGACGGTCTACCGCCTGCGCAAGGGCGAACACGACTATATCTGGGTGAAAAACAGGTCCGCCCTGATTCTGGACGAGGATGGAACCCTCCGGATTTACGCCATGTTCAGCGATGTCAGCGACGAGGTGGCCGAGCGGGCCGATCTGAGCCGTCGCTACAACGACATGCTCATGCAGCACCACAGGGGTTTTGTGCGCGGCGAGATCATCACGGGCCACTGCAACATCACGGGCAACGTGATCATTGAAATCACGGACCAGACCAACAGCCGTCTGCTGGAAACCTTCGGCCACGCGCGCGAGCCTTTTTTCGAGGGCCTGGCCGGTCTGGTCGTGGATGAGGACGAGCGCCGCGCCTTTCTGGAGCGTTTTCTCGCGCCGCCGTTGCGCGCGGCCTTTGAGCGGGGCGAGCTCAGGCATGAGCTGGAGTGCTTCGTCAAACTGCCGTTTGAGGCGCAGGGACGCTATGTCCGGGTCATCGTCAAGCTGGTGGTCGCACCGGACAGCGGCGACCTCATCGGCGTGCTCTCCGTTCTGGACGTGACCGAGCAGAAGGTTTCCGAGCAGATCCTGAACCGGCTGGCCCACGCCAGCTACGATTTTCTGGCGGACGTGGACCTGACGCACGACCGTTACCGGATCCTTTCCTTCAAGCGGCAGGCCGACGCGCTTCCGCTGGCCCGGGGCGTCTACAGCGAAGAGGCCGCCCGCTTTCTCCAGTCTTTGGTGGCGCCCAAGGACAGGGAGATCTGCGCGAAAATGCTCGACCTGGAGTACATGCGGCGGCGGCTGGAAAAGGAAGAGGCCTACTCCTTCCACTATTCCCTGATGGACGGAAACGGCGAAATCTTCACCAAAAGCATGGTCGTCTTTTCCATAGACAGGCGCCTGAACCGGGTCTGCCTTTCCCGCACGGATATTACGGAATCGGTGCGGGAACAGAAGGCGCTGCTGAACATGCTGGCCTATACCTTTGAGCTGGTCGGTTTCATCAACGTGACCACCGGCGGTTGCGTCATGCACACGCGGGAAACCGTGCTCCGGAATCTCGCCCCGTATACGGCGGAGAGTTTCGATCAGATGGTGGAGAAATTCATCCGCCACAGCGATGGAGATGAAGAGGCGGAAGAGGTGCGCGGGCAGTTTTCCGTGGCGGCCATGCTGGAACGGCTGGCTGAAAAACCGGGCGGCTATGAGTTCACCTTTCCCTGCCGTTCCGCCTCGGGACTCTGCCACAAGCAGATCAGCGTCCTCTGGGGCGGGGAAAACCACCAGACCATCTGTCTGGTGCGGGCCGACGTGACCGACGTGCTGCTGGCCGACCAGCAGGCCAGGGAACATCTGAAAAACGCGCTGATCATCGCCCAGGAAGCCAGCCAGGCCAAGACCGATTTTCTCTCCTCCATGAGCCACGACATACGCACGCCCATGAACGCCATTGTCGGCATGACCGAGCTTGCCCTGGCCCGGCGCGACGATCCCGCCCAGATTGACGAAAGTCTCGGCGTCATCAAGACCGCCTCGGAACATCTGCTCCGTCTGATCAATGACATTCTGGACATGAGCCGCATTGAGAGCGGCCGGATGGTCCTGGCCAGTGAGTTGTTCAGCCAGCGGGAGGAAGTGCGGAAAGTCGTGACCCGCGCCAACGCGCTGGCTGAGAAGAAGGGCCTTGCCTTCAGCTATTCTTTCGAGGTCCGCCACGACATGTGCGTCGGAGACAGTCTGCGCCTTCACCAGGTTCTTGAAAACCTGATCAGCAACGCCGTCAAATTCACGCCCGCGGGCGGGCGCGTCTCCCTCACGGTCACGGAACTGCCGCAGAAGAACGAGCAGATCGGCTGGTACCGTTTTGTGGTCGAGGACAGCGGCTCCGGCATCGCCAAAGAGGATATCCCGCACATTTTCGAGCTGTTTTTCCGGGTGCAGAATTCCCGCGCCGGGCAGACGGAAGGCACGGGTCTGGGGCTTTCCATCGTCAAGAACATTGTGGACTACAAGGGCGGTTCCATCAGGGTGGAGAGCGAACCGGGCCGGGGCACGCGCTTTATCGTGGACCTGCCGCTGCACTTTGCAAGCTCTTCCGACATCCCGCCGCCGGATGAGGAGAAGAGCCCCGGCGTTGGTCTGGACGTTGCCGGTCTGCGCGTGTTGGTGGTGGAGGACAATGAAGTCAACCAACTGGTGGCGCAGCGGATTCTTGAAAGCGAAGGGGTCACGGTCAGCATTGCCGCCAACGGCAAAGAAGGCTGCGAGCTTTTTGAAAACAGCGCGCCGGACGCGTTTGACGCCGTGTTCATGGATGTCCAGATGCCGGTCATGGACGGCTACGACGCCGCCCGCGCCATGCGGCACAGCGGCCATCCCCGCGCGGCGGCCATCCCCATCATCGCCATGACGGCCAACGCCTTCGCCGGGGACGTGCAGCGCTGCCTGGACGCGGGTATGGACGCCCATATCGCCAAACCCATCGAGCCGAGGAAGCTGTTCGAGATTTTGTGGCGGCAGACCAGGGGCCGCGCCGGGGAGCGGTCCTAG
- a CDS encoding methylated-DNA--[protein]-cysteine S-methyltransferase has translation MKYTQQYDLSLIGGVSLVEEDGRILALDLIRKDGGVKSGPLAADAAREETPLLREARRQLEAYLEGRLRDFDLPLAPRGTPFQLKVWRALTRIPYGETRSYKQIAEAVDCPRGCRAVGMANNRNPISIVIPCHRVIGADGALVGYGGGLPVKECLLRLEGSL, from the coding sequence ATGAAATACACGCAACAGTATGACCTGTCCCTGATCGGCGGCGTGTCTCTGGTGGAGGAGGACGGCCGCATTCTGGCCCTGGACCTGATCCGCAAGGACGGCGGCGTCAAATCCGGTCCGCTGGCGGCGGATGCCGCCCGTGAGGAAACGCCCCTGCTGCGCGAGGCCCGCCGCCAGCTTGAGGCTTATCTGGAAGGCCGCCTGCGGGATTTCGACCTGCCCCTGGCTCCACGGGGCACGCCGTTTCAGCTAAAGGTCTGGCGGGCTCTGACCCGCATTCCCTACGGCGAGACGCGCAGCTACAAGCAGATCGCCGAGGCTGTGGACTGCCCCAGGGGCTGCCGGGCCGTGGGCATGGCCAACAACCGCAATCCCATCTCCATTGTGATCCCCTGCCACCGGGTCATCGGAGCCGACGGCGCTCTGGTGGGCTACGGCGGCGGGCTGCCGGTCAAGGAATGTCTGCTGCGCCTGGAGGGGAGCCTCTGA